The Acanthochromis polyacanthus isolate Apoly-LR-REF ecotype Palm Island chromosome 17, KAUST_Apoly_ChrSc, whole genome shotgun sequence genome has a window encoding:
- the ttc1 gene encoding tetratricopeptide repeat protein 1 isoform X2, which yields MSCVFLRQKKKKQQQRCVIRKFCGQRRCFQIFRMSGGGSEQKRSSRPPQQPRDEDEDHFYDCQETLEPSDGGGGSREEGGANREEGGANREEGGASRDKGGVSSQMDVQQDATVTKDSQVNMNRRNDTGGERQVLQDDGLQDDGLQEKLQDDGLQEKLQEDGLQDDGLQEDGLQDDGLQEDGLQDDGLQDDGLQDDGLQEDGLQDDGLQEDGLQDDGLQDDGLQDDGLQEDGLQEDGLQDDGLQDDGLQEDGLQEDGLQDDGLQDDGLQDDGLQEDSDSEIKEDVGPTVEFDDDYLREVEKELTEEEKESRRQQSLTLKEEGNSQFKAGDWSAAGRSYTEALVLCPVCYSRERAVLFSNRAAARLHLDLKDQAISDCNRAIELNPEYLRALLRRAELYEQTEKLDEALEDYKKVLDRDPNHPGARQACMRLPQQIQERNEKLKEEMISKLKDLGNMILRPFGLSTNNFQVNQDSSSGSYSINFVQNPGNR from the exons ATGAGCTGCGTGTTCctaagacagaagaagaagaagcagcagcagcggtgcGTCATCAGGAAGTTTTGTGGGCAGCGTCGGTGTTTTCAG ATCTTCAGGATGAGTGGTGGAGGATCTGAACAGAAACGGAGCTCCAGACCTCCACAGCAGCCCAGAGACGAGGACGAAGACCACTTCTACGACTGCCAGGAGACTCTGGAGCCTTCTGATGGGGGTGGAGGCAGCAGGGAGGAGGGTGGAGCCAACAGAGAGGAGGGTGGAGCCAACAGAGAGGAGGGTGGAGCCAGCAGGGACAAAGGCGGAGTTAGCAGCCAAATGGACGTTCAACAGGACGCCACTGTAACGAAGGACTCTCAGGTTAACATGAACAGAAGAAATGACACAGGAGGAGAACGACAGGTTCTACAGGACGACGGGCTGCAGGACGACGGGCTGCAGGAGAAGCTGCAGGACGACGGGCTGCAGGAGAA GCTGCAGGAAGACGGGCTGCAGGACGACGGGCTGCAGGAAGACGGGCTGCAGGACGACGGGCTGCAGGAAGACGGGCTGCAGGACGACGGGCTGCAGGACGACGGGCTGCAGGACGACGGGCTGCAGGAAGACGGGCTGCAGGACGACGGGCTGCAGGAAGACGGGCTGCAGGACGACGGGCTGCAGGACGACGGGCTGCAGGACGACGGGCTGCAGGAAGACGGGCTGCAGGAAGACGGGCTGCAGGACGACGGGCTGCAGGACGACGGGCTGCAGGAAGACGGGCTGCAGGAAGACGGGCTGCAGGACGACGGGCTGCAGGACGACGGGCTGCAGGACGACGGGCTGCAGGAGGATTCAGATTCAGAGATTAAGGAGGACGTCGGACCAACGGTGGAGTTTGACGATGACTACCTGAGAGAGGTGGAGAAGGAGCTgacggaggaggagaaggag agtCGACGGCAGCAGAGTTTAACTCTgaaggaagaaggaaacagCCAGTTTAAAGCAGGAG ACTGGTCGGCAGCAGGGCGGAGCTACACGGAGGCATTGGTTTTGTGTCCAGTTTGTTACAGCAGAGAGAGAGCCGTGCTGTTCTCCAACAGAGCTGCTGCAAGACTTCACCTG gaCCTGAAGGACCAGGCGATCTCTGACTGTAACAGAG CGATAGAGCTGAATCCAGAATACCTACGGGCGTTGCTGAGGAGGGCGGAGCTTTACGAGCAGACCGAGAAGCTGGACGAGGCTCTGGAGGACTACAAGAAGGTTCTGGACCGGGACCCGAACCACCCCGGAGCCAGACAGGCCTGCATG aGGTTGCCTCAGCAGATTCAGGAGAGGAATGAGAAGTTGAAGGAGGAAATGATCA GTAAGCTGAAGGACCTGGGCAACATGATCCTGCGTCCCTTTGGACTCTCAACCAACAACTTCCAGGTGAACCAGGACTCCTCCAGCGGCTCCTACTCCATCAACTTCGTCCAGAACCCCGGCAACAGATGA
- the pfdn1 gene encoding prefoldin subunit 1: MVDTQQKVKLANLQIDQLTRVQKHAKLTHTEITTLPDNTRLYEGVGRMFILQSKEEINNQLTDKQKTADEKIRELEQKKLYLERSVKEAEDNIREMLLSRRAQ, from the exons ATGGTGGACACACAGCAGAAGGTTAAACTGGCCAACCTGCAGATCGATCAGCTAACCCGTGTTCAGAAACACGCTAAGCTGACGCACACCGAAATCACCACACTGCCCGACAACACGCGACTCTATGAGGGCGTGGGACGCAT GTTCATCCTCCAGTCAAAAGAAGAGATCAATAATCAGCTGACGGACAAACAGAAGACAGCTGACGAGAAGATCAGAGAGCTGGAG CAGAAGAAGTTGTACCTCGAACGCAGCGTGAAAGAAGCTGAAGACAACATCAGAGAGATGCTGCTGTCTAGGAGAGCCCAGTGA
- the ttc1 gene encoding tetratricopeptide repeat protein 1 isoform X1: MSCVFLRQKKKKQQQRCVIRKFCGQRRCFQIFRMSGGGSEQKRSSRPPQQPRDEDEDHFYDCQETLEPSDGGGGSREEGGANREEGGANREEGGASRDKGGVSSQMDVQQDATVTKDSQVNMNRRNDTGGERQVLQDDGLQDDGLQEKLQDDGLQEKLQDDRLQDDGLQEKLQDDRLQDDRLQDDRLQEDGLQEKLQDDRLQEDGLQDDGLQEDGLQDDGLQEDGLQDDGLQDDGLQDDGLQEDGLQDDGLQEDGLQDDGLQDDGLQDDGLQEDGLQEDGLQDDGLQDDGLQEDGLQEDGLQDDGLQDDGLQDDGLQEDSDSEIKEDVGPTVEFDDDYLREVEKELTEEEKESRRQQSLTLKEEGNSQFKAGDWSAAGRSYTEALVLCPVCYSRERAVLFSNRAAARLHLDLKDQAISDCNRAIELNPEYLRALLRRAELYEQTEKLDEALEDYKKVLDRDPNHPGARQACMRLPQQIQERNEKLKEEMISKLKDLGNMILRPFGLSTNNFQVNQDSSSGSYSINFVQNPGNR, translated from the exons ATGAGCTGCGTGTTCctaagacagaagaagaagaagcagcagcagcggtgcGTCATCAGGAAGTTTTGTGGGCAGCGTCGGTGTTTTCAG ATCTTCAGGATGAGTGGTGGAGGATCTGAACAGAAACGGAGCTCCAGACCTCCACAGCAGCCCAGAGACGAGGACGAAGACCACTTCTACGACTGCCAGGAGACTCTGGAGCCTTCTGATGGGGGTGGAGGCAGCAGGGAGGAGGGTGGAGCCAACAGAGAGGAGGGTGGAGCCAACAGAGAGGAGGGTGGAGCCAGCAGGGACAAAGGCGGAGTTAGCAGCCAAATGGACGTTCAACAGGACGCCACTGTAACGAAGGACTCTCAGGTTAACATGAACAGAAGAAATGACACAGGAGGAGAACGACAGGTTCTACAGGACGACGGGCTGCAGGACGACGGGCTGCAGGAGAAGCTGCAGGACGACGGGCTGCAGGAGAAGCTGCAGGACGACAGGCTGCAGGACGACGGGCTGCAGGAGAAGCTGCAGGACGACAGGCTGCAGGACGACAGGCTGCAGGACGACAGGCTGCAGGAAGACGGGCTGCAGGAGAAGCTGCAGGACGACAGGCTGCAGGAAGACGGGCTGCAGGACGACGGGCTGCAGGAAGACGGGCTGCAGGACGACGGGCTGCAGGAAGACGGGCTGCAGGACGACGGGCTGCAGGACGACGGGCTGCAGGACGACGGGCTGCAGGAAGACGGGCTGCAGGACGACGGGCTGCAGGAAGACGGGCTGCAGGACGACGGGCTGCAGGACGACGGGCTGCAGGACGACGGGCTGCAGGAAGACGGGCTGCAGGAAGACGGGCTGCAGGACGACGGGCTGCAGGACGACGGGCTGCAGGAAGACGGGCTGCAGGAAGACGGGCTGCAGGACGACGGGCTGCAGGACGACGGGCTGCAGGACGACGGGCTGCAGGAGGATTCAGATTCAGAGATTAAGGAGGACGTCGGACCAACGGTGGAGTTTGACGATGACTACCTGAGAGAGGTGGAGAAGGAGCTgacggaggaggagaaggag agtCGACGGCAGCAGAGTTTAACTCTgaaggaagaaggaaacagCCAGTTTAAAGCAGGAG ACTGGTCGGCAGCAGGGCGGAGCTACACGGAGGCATTGGTTTTGTGTCCAGTTTGTTACAGCAGAGAGAGAGCCGTGCTGTTCTCCAACAGAGCTGCTGCAAGACTTCACCTG gaCCTGAAGGACCAGGCGATCTCTGACTGTAACAGAG CGATAGAGCTGAATCCAGAATACCTACGGGCGTTGCTGAGGAGGGCGGAGCTTTACGAGCAGACCGAGAAGCTGGACGAGGCTCTGGAGGACTACAAGAAGGTTCTGGACCGGGACCCGAACCACCCCGGAGCCAGACAGGCCTGCATG aGGTTGCCTCAGCAGATTCAGGAGAGGAATGAGAAGTTGAAGGAGGAAATGATCA GTAAGCTGAAGGACCTGGGCAACATGATCCTGCGTCCCTTTGGACTCTCAACCAACAACTTCCAGGTGAACCAGGACTCCTCCAGCGGCTCCTACTCCATCAACTTCGTCCAGAACCCCGGCAACAGATGA